From one Octopus bimaculoides isolate UCB-OBI-ISO-001 chromosome 1, ASM119413v2, whole genome shotgun sequence genomic stretch:
- the LOC106881006 gene encoding RNA helicase Mov10l1 isoform X2, giving the protein MKDHSDDSNESESVSNGLLKELAPGVGTITQCHLGEGLINEDIPFKIENCIKGYIPEVGDWVTVDLRENNGEVVAFDVQPLRQQQFTSEVSVVLRDHGYIKKDIFFYVKACADGYKPQCKDQVCCTAIESKQGKCNWRAISVSRLPRSPHNQIETAPHSNYLGDLLKDKEGIIISGISDFGKMSKEESKVITLWIRNNGNHPQTLLEIQLPTEEIQYHVDRLKVVKEMMASSKSASSSREVKGQLVLQPKMAAYVNISCTTKYIGSHKVLLVFKFDKFRIGRHLTVTVIDPYQNYMPQQSQPIQGSQQSKTPFTRYRESMDEGWVVPGEKITRFPKLQLPKKLGQYRVPQEIRNAVINSDELREVFPFLEETLCYENYESKFSLLLYLEEIQLDIDIRAFDLEQVCLNIVGEYLSLKVPGLAEGRPSVLVGDRVYLSTPGAEGGPVFEGIVHEVHSDEVYLKFNAEFHSKYLGEDYDVRFTFNRTPLRRFHQAVEYAPNLGRNVLFPTTVENQPPLYNPSSDQATESSYLTPTKSASRVDISSQLTLQFFNRQLNDRQMSAVKRILLGQCRPMPYILFGPPGTGKTITLVETILQILTKLPGSRILACAPSNSAADLLAERLHKSGILKLTDMVRLNAFQRNEDNIPDKIRPYCSSGNNLDIVVHYRIIISTCVNSGVLYTYGLKPGHFTHVFIDEAGQATEPECLIPVGLVAGTDGQITLSGDPEQLGPILHSPYTKSHGLELSFLERIMGQELYSRDETKFVTSGYFDPMLVTKLIYNYRSHPALLHLPSVLFYANELEVKAEKTLTHSLCGWKSLPNKTVPILFHGIRGEDLREGNCPSWFNPFETVQVVRYLQGLLADYSSYLTEEDIGIITPYRKQVEKIRMLLSHLGRDVVKVGSVEEFQGQERKAIIISAVRTNEELMNFDQRHILGFLCNPKRFNVCITRAQALLIIVGNPYVLMHDFYWLTLLKYCVENDAYVGCELPEKVTAACDS; this is encoded by the exons atcATTCTGATGATAGTAATGAATCTGAATCTGTTTCTAACGGACTCTTGAAAGAGTTAGCACCTGGCGTGGGCACAATTACACAGTGCCATCTTGGTGAAGGATTAATTAATGAGGATATACCCTTTAAAATAGAAAACTGTATCAAGGGTTACATACCTGAAGTGGGCGATTGGGTAACTGTTGATCTGCGTGAAAACAATGGTGAGGTGGTTGCATTTGATGTGCAGCCACTTCGACAACAGCAATTCACTAGTGAAGTGAGTGTTGTCCTTCGGGATCATGGTTACATCAAGAAAGATATCTTCTTTTATGTCAAAGCTTGTGCTGATGGATATAAGCCACAGTGTAAAGATCAAGTCTGCTGTACAGCCATTGAAAGTAAACAAGGAAAATGTAATTGGAGAGCCATTTCAGTGTCTCGTCTGCCACGGTCTCCACACAA CCAAATTGAGACTGCCCCACACAGCAACTACCTGGGTGATCTACTAAAAGACAAAGAAGGGATTATCATTAGTGGAATTTCTGATTTTGGCAAGATGTCTAAAGAGGAGAGCAAGGTTATAACTTTGTGGATTCGGAACAATGGAAACCATCCACAGACTCTGCTTGAAATTCAGCTACCTACTGAGGAAATTCAGTACCATGTGGACCGTTTGAAGGTGGTGAAAGAAATGATGGCCAGCTCTAAATCAGCTTCAAGTTCCAGAGAAGTGAAAGGCCAGCTGGTTCTTCAGCCTAAAATGGCAGCTTATGTGAATATATCCTGCACCACCAA aTATATTGGAAGCCATAAGGTCTTACTAGTTTTCAAGTTCGACAAGTTTAGAATTGGGCGACATCTTACAGTGACTGTAATTGATCCATACCAAAATTACATGCCCCAACAGTCACAACCTATACAGGGATCACAGCAAAGTAAAACTCCTTTCACTCGGTACAGAGAGTCGATGGATGAAGGCTGGGTTGTTCCTGGGGAAAAAATAACAAG GTTTCCAAAGCTGCAATTGCCAAAAAAACTTGGCCAATATCGTGTTCCACAAGAAATACGAAATGCTGTTATTAATTCTGATGAGCTAAGAGAAGTTTTTCCCTTCCTAGAAGAA ACACTCTGCTATGAGAATTATGAGTCCAAGTTTTCCCTACTGCTTTATCTAGAGGAGATCCAGTTAGATATTGATATCAGAGCATTTGACTTAGAACAG GTATGTCTGAATATTGTTGGAGAGTACCTATCTTTGAAGGTTCCAGGTTTAGCAGAAGGTAGACCATCAGTGCTTGTTGGCGACAGAGTCTATCTGTCAACCCCTGGTGCAGAAGGAGGTCCAGTGTTTGAAGGAATTGTTCATGAG GTGCACAGTGATGAAGTATACCTAAAATTTAATGCCGAGTTCCACAGTAAATATCTTGGGGAAGATTATGATGTCCGGTTCACATTCAACAG GACTCCTTTAAGACGATTTCACCAAGCTGTTGAGTATGCCCCTAATCTTGGAAGGAatg TGCTATTTCCTACAACTGTTGAAAATCAACCACCACTGTACAATCCATCATCAGACCAAGCTACTGAGTCAAGTTATTTGACCCCAACCAAATCAGCTTCTCGAGTGGATATTTCTTCTCAACTCACTCTGCAGTTTTTTAACAGGCAACTCAACGACAGACAAATGTCTGCGGTCAAACGGATTCTTCTTGGCCAGTGTCGCCCGATGCCTTATATTTTGTTTGGACCaccag gtACTGGGAAGACAATAACTCTTGTTGAAACTATCCTTCAAATCTTAACCAAACTTCCTGGCAGTCGTATTCTGGCCTGTGCACCATCCAATAGTGCTGCTGACCTCCTG GCTGAAAGGCTTCATAAAAGTGGTATTTTGAAGTTAACGGACATGGTACGGCTGAATGCTTTCCAGAGGAATGAAGAT aATATACCAGATAAAATTCGGCCATATTGTTCTTCTGGAAATAATCTTGATATTGTTGTACATTATCGAATTATTATCTCTACTTGTGTGAATTCAGGCGTTTTGTATACTTATGGATTAAAGCCTGGCCATTTTACACACGTTTTTATTGATGAG GCTGGGCAAGCAACAGAACCAGAATGTTTAATACCAGTTGGACTAGTAGCTGGAACAGATGGACAG attacTCTTTCTGGAGATCCAGAGCAACTTGGTCCCATCCTGCATTCTCCTTATACCAAATCTCATGGTTTAGAACTTTCCTTTTTAGAAAGAATCATGGGACAAGAACTTTATTCCAGAGATGAAACCAAATTTGTCACTTCTGGATACTTTGATCCAATGTTG GTGACGAAGCTTATATACAACTATCGCTCCCATCCTGCTTTGCTGCACCTACCATCAGTTCTATTCTATGCCAATGAACTGGAGGTGAAAGCAGAGAAAACACTTACCCACAGCCTCTGTGGATGGAAGTCATTACCCAACAAGACAGTGCCAATACTTTTTCATGGAATTCGG ggTGAAGATTTGAGGGAAGGCAACTGTCCTTCATGGTTTAATCCTTTTGAGACTGTGCAAGTAGTGAGATATTTGCAAGGCCTTTTAGCTGATTACAGCTCTTATTTGACTGAAGAAGATATCGGTATTATTACTCCTTATAGAAAACAG GTAGAGAAGATTCGTATGTTATTGTCCCACCTTGGCCGAGATGTTGTAAAAGTTGGTTCTGTTGAAGAGTTCCAAGGTCAAGAAAGGAAGGCAATAATAATTTCAGCA GTTCGTACCAATGAAGAACTAATGAACTTTGATCAGCGTCACATTTTGGGTTTCCTTTGCAACCCCAAGCGTTTCAATGTGTGCATAACCCGTGCTCAAGCACTGCTCATAATTGTAGGCAACCCCTATGTCTTGATGCAT gATTTCTATTGGTTAACATTATTGAAGTACTGTGTAGAGAATGATGCTTATGTTGGCTGTGAACTTCCTGAGAAAGTGACTGCCGCTTGTGATTCTTGA